From one Paramormyrops kingsleyae isolate MSU_618 chromosome 1, PKINGS_0.4, whole genome shotgun sequence genomic stretch:
- the anapc4 gene encoding anaphase-promoting complex subunit 4, whose amino-acid sequence MPAFRQVGEKQLPNPILFMVWSPKRDLIALANRAGELLLHRLANFQRVWSLAPNENTGKEITALAWRPDGKILAFGVGDTRKVVLCDAEKAEILHLFPVENPITCMQWMDVLEESSILTSFYNSEDESNLFLPKLATLPKSYSTTSKIFSEEKSDEVMNLLGDARLNMLVLGGHSGFVELYAYGMYRIATLSGVPGTCRSLCLSSDLKSLAVVTEIKATDDQPEISYIQLDTKLLSDCLPELARMAFKFTHISTLLQYLRLSLTCMCEAWEDILMQMDLRLTKFVQEKNTNTQVQDEFLELLLWGKSSPELQGLLMNQLTVKGLKKLSQSIESSYSSIQKLVISHLQTGAEVLLYHLSEVKGMSLWKQKFQPLGLDASAVEDAITAVGSFTLKANELLQVIDKSMKNFKAFFRWLYVAMLRMSDDHVPPELNKITQKDIAFVADFLSEYFSENEELFDRKGKYFNVECVGQYLKDEDEDLVSPPNTEGNQWLSFMKGSTHLKESPLLFPSYPQKSLHYVKRMMESAIELCLLKPAEVIGKSVKQAFCVPLYSAAESSESSPRPFELPSLWNDKKAAMHYVVFSMPEVSPCLLYLMRRHTDPHRPVPSPLIAIDLSSSLQSGIDSSRDAHQYGCLDARIYDDETLTVVLREAGEEEGSQRVLAQLPLGSVLSCEEEFTWDHTQKLEQQAAGVPAQMLALENQWRILENMRAQFVAVNGVRRVACVLSSNLRHVRVFEMDVEDEEDEERLASPEASAEQEQLEELLASHVDGEGEGERPEGEGGAEGAPAEALGLPEEQALDADPL is encoded by the exons ATGCCTGCCTTTCGTCAAGTGGGAGAGAAGCAGCTTCCAAACCCCATTCTGTTTATGGTGTGGTCTCCGAAAAGGGATCTGATAGCATTAGCTAACAGGGCCGGCGAG TTGCTGCTGCATCGGCTGGCGAATTTCCAGCGAGTGTGGAGTTTGGCTCCCAATGAGAACACGGGCAAGGAAATCACCGCTTTGGCGTGGAGGCCCGATGGAAAAA TCCTGGCCTTTGGTGTGGGGGACACCAGGAAGGTGGTCCTCTGCGATGCTGAGAAGGCTGAGATCCTGCACTTGTTCCCCGTGGAGAACCCGATCACGTGTATGCAGTGGATGGACGTACTGGAGGAGAGCAG CATCCTTACCTCCTTCTATAATTCGGAAGATGAGTCCAACCTGTTCCTGCCCAAGCTAGCTACACTTCCAAAGAG CTATAGCACCACATCAAAGATATTTAG TGAGGAGAAGTCAGATGAGGTCATGAACCTCCTGGGTGATGCACG GCTCAACATGCTGGTGCTGGGGGGACACTCTGGCTTTGTGGAGCTCTATGCCTATGGCATGTACAGGATCGCCACCTTGAGCGGG GTCCCTGGGACCTGCAGAAGCCTCTGTCTGTCTAGCGACTTGAAGTCACTGGCCGTCGTCACGGAGATCAAAGCCACAGATGATCAGCCTGAGATCAGCTACATTCAG CTGGACACCAAGCTGCTGTCGGACTGTCTGCCTGAGCTGGCCAGGATGGCATTCAAGTTCACCCACATCTCCACGCTGCTGCAG TACCTGAGGCTGTCGCTCACCTGCATGTGCGAGGCCTGGGAGGACATCCTCATGCAAATGGACCTGCGGCTCACCAAGTTCGTCCAG GAGAAGAATACTAACACCCAGGTGCAGGATGAGTTTCTCGAGCTGCTTCTGTGGGGGAAGTCAAG CCCTGAACTCCAGGGTCTCCTCATGAACCAGCTGACTGTTAAG GGCCTCAAGAAATTGAGTCAGTCCATCGAGTCGTCCTACTCCAGCATCCAGAAGCTGGTCATCAGCCACTTGCAGAC TGGCGCAGAGGTCCTGCTGTACCACCTGAGCGAGGTGAAGGGGATGTCGCTCTGGAAGCAGAAGTTTCAGCCCCTGGGTCTGGATGCCTCTGCTGTCGAAG ATGCCATCACTGCTGTCGGGTCTTTCACCCTCAAGGCCAATGAACTTCTTCA GGTTATAGATAAGAGCATGAAAAACTTTAAGGCCTTTTTCCGATGGCTCTATGTCG CGATGCTACGGATGTCTGATGACCATGTTCCCCCAGAACTCAACAAg ATCACTCAGAAAGACATTGCTTTTGTGGCAGACTTCCTGTCAGAATATTTCAGTGAG AATGAAGAGCTATTTGACCGCAAAGGGAAGTACTTCAATGTCGAGTGTGTGGGCCAG TACCTGAAGGATGAGGATGAGGACCTGGTGTCACCTCCCAAcacggaggggaaccagtggcTCAGTTTTATGAAGGGGAGCACTCACCTGAAAG AGTCGCCCCTACTGTTCCCTTCATACCCACAGAAGTCCCTGCACTATGTGAAAAGGATGATGGAGAGCGCTATTGAACTGTGTCTGCTGAAACCTGCA GAAGTCATTGGGAAGTCTGTGAAACAGGCTTTCTGTGTGCCTTTGTACTCTGCTGCTGAAAG CTCAGAAAGCAGTCCGAGGCCTTTTGAATTGCCATCACT GTGGAACGATAAGAAGGCCGCCATGCACTACGTAGTCTTCTCCATGCCTGAGGTGTCACCTTGCCTGCTCTACCTGATGCGGAGGCACACGGACCCGCACAG gCCTGTCCCCAGCCCTCTCATTGCCATCGACCTGAGCAGCTCCCTCCAGAGCGGCATCGACTCCAGCAGAGACGCCCA TCAGTATGGTTGCCTAGACGCACGTATCTATGACGACGAGACGCTAACGGTGGTGCTCCGGGAAGCCGGGGAGGAGGAAGGGAGCCAGCGTGTTCTGGCCCAGCTGCCCCTGGGGTCTGTGCTCAGCTGTGAGGAGGAATTCACATGGGACCACACCCAAAA ACTGGAGCAGCAGGCTGCGGGAGTGCCAGCCCAGATGCTTGCCCTGGAGAACCAGTGGCGAATACTGGAAAACATGAGGGCCCAGTTCGTAGCCGTGAATGGCGTGCGCAGGGTGGCCTGTGTG ctgAGCTCGAACCTCCGGCACGTCCGCGTCTTTGAGATGGacgtggaggatgaggaggacgaggagcgGCTGGCATCGCCGGAGGCCAGTGCTGAGCAGGAGCAACTGGAGGAGCTGCTGGCCAGCCATGTGGATGGCGAGGGCGAGGGGGAGAGACCagaaggagaggggggtgcGGAGGGTGCCCCCGCAGAGGCGCTGGGGCTGCCTGAGGAGCAGGCCCTGGATGCGGACCCACTGTGA